Proteins from one Coleofasciculus chthonoplastes PCC 7420 genomic window:
- a CDS encoding polysaccharide biosynthesis/export family protein has translation MNWYAVGTLIAIGWLGQINSIAWATSQRITEPSVSTAKREQAQLPTLPPPQDINSPTEGVNINVPDPFAPPPPLGYPEESPQRVPDNQFNEYVLGIGDSIAVTVERYPDLNFSGTIDLQGNILVPLVGKINVLGLTPDQVEDRLATAFSEFVVDPDVTVVLAGLRSATVTIAGEVTRPGYYSLAPGSQLTAALQAAGGTTNLADLRTVIVRRRSPANNSIIEQQIDLFTPLQNATSLPDVRLRDGDSVVVLELETGTTTDYDRSLASRSTLATPQITLRVLSYPNGRIGNLNLPNGSNFIDALTSLAPSLDDADLGKIALMRFDPEQGKVVTQEIDGKAVLMGDLAQNVPLQNEDVIVVGRSLIAKVNYALRLVTRPFSDFLGFRNFFENVGNVFGSGNNN, from the coding sequence GTGAATTGGTATGCTGTCGGCACATTAATAGCAATTGGCTGGTTAGGGCAAATTAATTCAATTGCTTGGGCAACGTCTCAGAGAATAACAGAACCTTCAGTATCAACTGCCAAACGAGAACAGGCTCAACTTCCCACCTTGCCACCTCCACAAGATATTAATAGTCCGACAGAGGGAGTCAATATTAATGTTCCTGATCCCTTTGCGCCACCGCCACCCCTCGGTTATCCAGAAGAATCACCGCAACGAGTCCCGGATAATCAATTTAATGAATATGTTCTCGGTATTGGTGATTCCATCGCAGTTACGGTAGAACGCTATCCTGACCTTAATTTTTCCGGCACAATTGATTTACAAGGGAATATATTAGTTCCCTTAGTCGGTAAAATTAACGTCCTCGGACTTACTCCCGACCAAGTTGAAGATAGATTAGCCACCGCCTTTAGTGAATTTGTGGTTGACCCAGATGTTACCGTAGTTCTAGCCGGATTGCGTTCCGCCACAGTCACCATTGCAGGTGAAGTGACTCGACCTGGTTATTATTCCCTAGCACCCGGTTCTCAGCTTACGGCGGCTCTACAAGCGGCTGGCGGAACCACGAATCTGGCTGACTTGCGTACTGTCATCGTGCGTCGGCGTTCTCCTGCGAATAATTCGATTATTGAACAACAGATTGATTTATTTACACCGCTGCAAAATGCGACATCCTTACCGGATGTGCGTCTCCGAGATGGGGATTCTGTCGTCGTATTGGAATTAGAAACCGGTACAACGACGGATTATGACCGCAGTCTTGCCTCTCGCTCAACGCTTGCGACACCGCAAATTACGCTGCGAGTCTTGAGTTATCCTAATGGTCGAATTGGCAACCTGAATTTACCCAATGGAAGTAATTTTATTGATGCGTTGACCTCGCTAGCGCCAAGTTTAGACGATGCGGATTTAGGTAAAATTGCCTTAATGCGGTTTGATCCGGAACAGGGTAAAGTCGTGACCCAGGAGATTGATGGGAAAGCTGTCCTCATGGGTGATTTGGCGCAAAATGTCCCCTTGCAGAATGAAGATGTTATTGTTGTCGGTCGTAGCCTTATCGCTAAAGTCAACTATGCTTTGCGTTTAGTGACTCGACCCTTTAGCGATTTTCTGGGATTTCGCAACTTTTTTGAGAATGTCGGGAATGTGTTTGGCTCAGGGAATAATAACTAG
- a CDS encoding GumC family protein has protein sequence MTIPLIKRYLIALDRYKFIGIGVFALITGGSGVVAIMPSPPSAVSYEGWGDLSVTTPQIFSQTGEQIKQVGTQGLTKENLLQENVIKATAIAVGGNPKEIIENVEWKSDKSGKDGEASIPSIIRVIYTDDDPEQAVKTVEVLMQKIIEQSRLINTGRLQAIIDSIETRSAEAEEELKQAQEELETFNRIEGAALALAEDNSLLAQISANQQQQRQLQQTLEGIESQMASLQRRLGLTADQAYTNSALSADPTIAGLRGQLQQIETQEELLKSQGYKDQHPNVQELQRQQRTYEAMLARRAAEVIQGNSGGEALTPPQIRADSSLDPARKQLADTLVSLSTQRDTLQDQLETTKRIGQELLQDYQQIPTRQLEQVRLQQQFQLKQNFYNTLQSKLIDAKAAEAETVSYLSVSQPPGVQKKGGKESTNPIVILAGGTFVGLVAAAGVILILAILDSKLYAAKEIQQLLAQHDVPVLAELPVVMSIDPDLGQTGILLKSSSPYLEVYERFRSKLCSGEHKSLKVVLIASTVKGEGKSTTAYNLAIASAHAGKRTLLIEADLRSPSQAHFHHVTPEPEAKTQPLPYYGSKSACIQLAPNIQNLYIVPSPGPQKQAAAILESREFQQLIRDARNRFDFVVIDSPALSLSNDTLLLEPLADGMVLVTRPGYSEKSILNLAAQELTETEPSPLLGAIINGADTSIPVNATEVEEDIELEYEDEDEDAFEDEELEEEQEEPIPTGATRS, from the coding sequence ATGACTATCCCCTTAATTAAACGCTATTTAATCGCCCTTGATCGTTATAAATTCATTGGCATCGGTGTTTTTGCGCTAATTACTGGCGGATCGGGCGTTGTGGCGATTATGCCTTCTCCCCCCAGTGCTGTATCTTACGAGGGTTGGGGAGATTTGTCGGTAACCACTCCTCAAATTTTTTCCCAAACTGGAGAGCAAATTAAGCAGGTAGGGACTCAAGGGCTTACAAAAGAGAATCTTCTACAGGAAAACGTGATTAAAGCTACAGCTATAGCTGTAGGTGGTAATCCTAAAGAAATCATTGAGAATGTGGAATGGAAGTCCGACAAATCAGGAAAAGACGGAGAAGCCTCGATTCCATCAATAATAAGAGTGATTTACACTGATGACGATCCAGAACAAGCCGTCAAAACTGTAGAAGTGCTGATGCAGAAAATAATCGAGCAAAGTCGTTTGATTAATACCGGACGACTGCAAGCGATTATTGACTCAATTGAAACACGCTCAGCCGAGGCAGAAGAAGAACTAAAACAGGCACAAGAAGAACTGGAAACCTTTAACCGGATTGAGGGTGCAGCCTTAGCCCTAGCTGAAGATAACAGCTTGCTGGCACAAATTAGTGCCAACCAACAACAGCAACGCCAACTGCAACAGACTCTAGAAGGAATTGAGAGTCAGATGGCTAGCTTGCAGAGGCGGTTGGGGTTGACGGCTGACCAAGCCTATACGAACTCTGCTCTCAGCGCTGATCCCACCATCGCTGGCTTGCGCGGACAATTGCAACAAATTGAAACTCAGGAAGAACTGCTCAAGAGTCAAGGGTATAAAGACCAACACCCGAATGTACAAGAGTTACAGCGACAGCAACGGACGTATGAAGCAATGCTGGCACGACGAGCCGCCGAGGTGATTCAGGGGAACAGTGGGGGCGAAGCTTTAACCCCGCCGCAAATCCGAGCCGATAGCAGCCTTGACCCCGCCCGGAAACAGTTGGCTGACACGTTGGTGTCATTATCAACCCAACGCGATACCCTGCAAGATCAACTGGAAACGACCAAAAGAATTGGACAGGAACTGCTTCAAGACTATCAACAGATTCCCACTAGGCAGCTTGAGCAGGTGCGCTTGCAGCAGCAGTTTCAGCTCAAACAAAACTTCTACAACACACTACAGTCTAAACTCATCGATGCCAAAGCCGCCGAAGCGGAAACCGTGAGCTATCTAAGCGTTAGTCAGCCTCCCGGCGTCCAGAAGAAAGGCGGGAAAGAATCAACTAATCCGATTGTCATCCTTGCCGGGGGAACCTTTGTCGGCTTAGTCGCGGCGGCTGGCGTGATTCTCATCCTAGCTATCTTGGATAGCAAACTCTACGCGGCGAAAGAAATCCAGCAATTGCTGGCACAACATGATGTCCCTGTCTTGGCAGAATTGCCTGTGGTAATGAGCATTGACCCAGATTTGGGACAAACGGGTATTTTACTCAAGTCAAGTTCACCTTATTTAGAGGTGTACGAACGGTTCCGCAGTAAGCTTTGTAGTGGAGAGCATAAATCCTTGAAAGTGGTGTTAATCGCCAGCACGGTTAAGGGAGAGGGTAAAAGCACCACCGCTTATAATTTAGCGATCGCGTCAGCCCATGCGGGTAAGCGTACTCTATTAATTGAAGCCGATTTGCGTTCCCCCTCCCAAGCCCATTTCCACCACGTCACCCCTGAACCGGAAGCGAAGACCCAACCCTTACCCTACTACGGCTCTAAGAGTGCTTGCATTCAGTTAGCCCCAAATATTCAGAATCTCTATATCGTACCCAGTCCCGGACCCCAAAAACAAGCCGCTGCTATCCTAGAATCGCGAGAATTCCAACAGCTTATCCGCGATGCTCGCAATCGCTTTGACTTCGTGGTCATTGATAGTCCAGCGCTCTCCCTGTCCAATGATACCCTGTTGCTCGAACCCCTAGCCGATGGGATGGTACTCGTCACCCGACCGGGTTACAGCGAGAAATCAATCCTGAATCTGGCAGCTCAAGAATTAACTGAAACCGAGCCATCACCGCTATTAGGGGCGATTATCAATGGTGCGGATACCTCGATTCCAGTCAACGCTACCGAGGTTGAGGAGGATATTGAACTGGAGTATGAAGACGAAGACGAAGATGCCTTTGAAGATGAGGAATTAGAAGAAGAACAAGAGGAGCCAATTCCGACAGGGGCTACACGCTCTTGA
- a CDS encoding AbrB family transcriptional regulator yields the protein MVWQLSSLPESPSIPNQDRLSRWREKLVDNLPQTKRITQQIITAIGVGLLFNWLHVPVGWLLGPMLVGIGYAISLGRRQPLPSSFKLIGQIVVGLVTATRFSPETISVATTYAVPLLLCVLLTGSLSLFNGYLLSRWAGIDRTTSLLGFIPGAASSIVVMSEEMGADAIAVALLQYIRVLLVVLIMPSAAILLVPANPDTLATATVTPASTLTTLPLALSLLILAGCGILGIWAGKRFRLPSPGFFGPFLVGLAAFWALPNQVQMPQPLFAGGLLLIGLSVGVQFDWQTARKLGKAVLIEIGLVTGLIIICLGIGYGFHCVTDVDMATAILGFTPGGTEAMVATVMQLGGDTGLVLAMQLTRMLSILMLAPWLVALLVKRTKAANEQTYSIEPVITQEQSTLKPNCDSVASGK from the coding sequence GTGGTTTGGCAACTCTCCTCATTACCGGAATCCCCCTCGATACCCAATCAAGACCGTCTTTCCCGTTGGAGAGAGAAACTCGTTGACAATTTGCCCCAAACCAAAAGAATTACACAGCAGATCATCACCGCAATTGGCGTCGGCTTACTCTTTAACTGGCTGCATGTCCCCGTCGGTTGGCTACTGGGTCCGATGTTGGTAGGAATTGGCTATGCTATCAGCTTAGGACGCCGCCAACCTTTACCTTCAAGTTTTAAACTCATCGGACAAATTGTTGTCGGTTTAGTGACAGCCACTCGCTTTTCTCCAGAAACCATTAGTGTAGCAACAACCTACGCCGTACCTTTATTACTCTGTGTTTTGCTTACCGGGAGTCTGAGTCTATTTAATGGATATCTCTTAAGTCGTTGGGCTGGGATTGATCGCACCACCAGTTTACTTGGATTTATACCCGGTGCAGCCTCCAGCATTGTGGTCATGAGTGAAGAAATGGGAGCGGATGCGATCGCGGTTGCTCTACTTCAATATATCCGAGTTTTGCTGGTTGTGTTAATCATGCCTAGCGCCGCTATCCTGCTGGTTCCCGCCAACCCCGATACGTTAGCCACCGCCACTGTCACCCCAGCCAGCACCTTGACCACCTTACCCCTAGCGTTGAGTCTTTTAATTCTCGCTGGGTGCGGTATCCTGGGAATTTGGGCAGGAAAGCGATTCCGTCTACCTTCCCCTGGATTTTTCGGTCCCTTTCTGGTAGGATTAGCCGCATTTTGGGCATTGCCAAATCAAGTACAAATGCCTCAACCTTTATTCGCAGGTGGACTATTACTGATTGGATTATCGGTTGGGGTACAGTTTGACTGGCAAACCGCCCGCAAACTAGGCAAAGCTGTCTTAATTGAAATCGGATTAGTCACGGGGTTAATTATCATCTGTTTAGGGATTGGCTATGGCTTTCATTGCGTCACCGATGTGGATATGGCAACGGCTATTTTAGGATTCACGCCGGGAGGAACTGAGGCAATGGTGGCTACCGTTATGCAGTTAGGCGGTGACACCGGATTGGTATTAGCCATGCAATTAACTCGGATGTTAAGTATCCTGATGCTTGCACCATGGTTAGTGGCGTTGTTGGTTAAGCGTACCAAAGCGGCGAATGAACAAACCTATAGCATCGAACCTGTGATCACCCAAGAACAATCAACCCTTAAGCCGAATTGTGACTCTGTTGCATCGGGAAAGTAG
- the lysS gene encoding homocitrate synthase, whose amino-acid sequence MSLSQFSIIETTLREGEQFCGANFSSQDRVEIARALDQFGVEYIEVTSPCASPQSRQDCQHLAQLGLYAKVMTHIRCHLEDAKVALDTGVNGINLFFGTSSFLRQFGHGKSISQIVDRATEVITFIHDQSPETELRFSTEDSFRSLLPDLLQVYCAIDKLGMVNRFGLADTVGVATPNQVFNLVQTLRQHTNTDIEFHGHNDTGCAIANSYAALEAGATHIDTTVLGIGERNGITPLAGLIARLYTINPEQLQWKYRLPQLLSLHQLVADKVGMAIPANHYIIGSAAFNHKAGVHAKAMLNNPQTYEAIDPSDFGLSRSFLINHKLTGRHAIANRASQLGLDFDPFQIQAITQTIKALADQQPLTLETVDEILRSTFPMQQSHNSA is encoded by the coding sequence ATGTCACTGAGTCAATTTTCAATTATAGAAACGACACTACGGGAAGGAGAACAATTTTGTGGGGCTAACTTTTCATCACAGGATAGAGTAGAAATAGCTAGGGCGCTGGACCAGTTCGGAGTTGAATATATTGAAGTCACCTCTCCTTGTGCTTCACCTCAATCCCGTCAAGATTGTCAGCATCTGGCTCAATTGGGTTTGTACGCCAAAGTGATGACCCATATTCGCTGTCATTTAGAGGATGCAAAAGTAGCACTCGATACAGGCGTTAACGGAATTAATCTGTTCTTTGGCACCTCCAGTTTTCTGCGCCAGTTTGGTCATGGAAAGAGTATAAGTCAAATTGTTGATCGGGCAACGGAAGTCATTACCTTTATCCATGATCAAAGTCCGGAAACAGAGTTACGCTTTTCTACAGAAGATTCCTTTCGCAGTTTGCTTCCGGATTTACTCCAGGTTTATTGTGCTATCGATAAACTCGGCATGGTGAATCGTTTCGGTTTAGCGGATACCGTTGGTGTCGCCACTCCCAATCAAGTCTTTAATTTAGTCCAGACACTGCGCCAACATACAAATACCGATATTGAATTCCATGGTCATAATGACACAGGTTGTGCGATCGCGAATAGCTACGCCGCCCTAGAAGCAGGTGCAACTCATATCGATACCACCGTCTTGGGAATTGGGGAACGGAATGGGATCACACCTTTGGCTGGACTCATCGCCCGTCTCTACACTATTAACCCGGAACAATTGCAGTGGAAATATCGCCTACCCCAACTTCTATCACTGCATCAACTGGTCGCCGATAAAGTGGGTATGGCAATTCCAGCTAACCACTATATTATCGGTTCAGCCGCCTTTAACCATAAGGCAGGGGTTCATGCTAAAGCCATGTTAAATAATCCCCAGACTTATGAAGCCATTGATCCCAGTGATTTTGGACTATCCCGTTCCTTTTTAATTAATCATAAATTAACAGGTCGTCATGCGATCGCCAATCGCGCCAGTCAACTGGGATTAGACTTCGACCCCTTCCAAATTCAGGCAATCACTCAAACCATTAAAGCCTTGGCTGACCAACAACCACTGACGCTAGAGACGGTCGATGAAATATTGCGTTCTACTTTCCCGATGCAACAGAGTCACAATTCGGCTTAA
- a CDS encoding rhomboid family intramembrane serine protease produces MVPLRDENPIKITPYITYTLIAINVLVFIFELTLNSQQLDVFFHLFAVVPKELTASFNGITVHQPIPEPLTLITAQFLHAGFTHVGFNMLFLWIFGNNIEEELGRFKFLIFYLTCGVLASLTQWFFSAQSGIPSLGASGAIAGVMGAYILKFPNAKVVTLIPLGFFFTTLRLPSVFFLGFWFLQQAFNGLAMLEAPANVGMENGGIAYWAHAGGFVFGAVLGPLLGLFSDDTKSSFGDSQNLS; encoded by the coding sequence ATGGTTCCATTACGGGATGAAAATCCAATCAAAATTACACCATACATCACTTATACGTTAATTGCAATTAATGTCTTAGTTTTTATTTTTGAGCTAACATTAAATTCTCAACAACTGGATGTATTTTTCCATCTATTTGCTGTTGTTCCGAAAGAACTGACAGCGAGTTTCAACGGCATTACCGTGCATCAGCCGATACCTGAACCGCTGACGTTAATCACAGCGCAATTCCTTCATGCGGGGTTTACCCATGTGGGATTTAATATGTTATTTCTCTGGATTTTTGGCAATAATATTGAAGAAGAACTGGGTCGGTTCAAGTTTCTGATATTTTATCTAACCTGTGGCGTATTAGCCAGTTTAACCCAGTGGTTTTTCTCCGCCCAATCGGGGATTCCGTCTCTGGGTGCCAGTGGTGCGATCGCGGGCGTGATGGGTGCTTATATTCTTAAGTTTCCCAATGCTAAAGTGGTTACATTAATTCCCCTAGGCTTCTTTTTTACTACGCTAAGATTACCATCTGTCTTCTTCCTCGGATTTTGGTTCTTACAGCAAGCTTTTAATGGATTAGCCATGTTAGAAGCCCCAGCAAATGTGGGGATGGAAAATGGAGGTATCGCTTACTGGGCGCACGCTGGCGGGTTTGTCTTTGGTGCTGTCCTCGGTCCTTTGTTAGGATTATTTTCTGATGATACAAAATCATCATTTGGGGATTCCCAAAATCTTTCTTGA
- a CDS encoding rhomboid family intramembrane serine protease, with protein MFPISDDNPTRITPYVTYALIAANIAVFIHQLLLTPPQLNAFFHLYAVVPKELSASFEGIPVNQPVPEWFTLISSQFLHGGFLHIGGNMLFLWIFGNNIEERLGHIKYFIFYIACGILAALSQWFFSMESGIPSLGASGAIAGVMGAYILRFPRAQINTLIFLGYFVTTIRLPAVLYLGLWFVQQAFSSVASVSVQTDVGTETGGIAYWAHAGGFVFGAILGPLFGLLSED; from the coding sequence GTGTTCCCCATTAGTGATGATAATCCGACGCGCATTACTCCTTATGTAACCTACGCGCTCATTGCTGCAAATATTGCGGTTTTTATCCATCAATTACTTTTAACACCACCCCAGCTTAATGCATTTTTCCACCTGTATGCGGTTGTACCCAAAGAGTTAAGCGCTAGCTTTGAGGGAATTCCGGTCAATCAACCCGTGCCCGAATGGTTTACCTTGATCAGTTCTCAGTTTCTCCATGGGGGATTTTTGCATATTGGCGGCAATATGTTGTTTTTATGGATTTTTGGCAACAACATTGAAGAGCGCCTGGGTCATATTAAGTACTTCATCTTTTACATTGCTTGTGGTATACTTGCCGCTCTGTCTCAGTGGTTTTTCTCCATGGAATCCGGGATTCCATCCCTAGGAGCGAGTGGTGCGATCGCGGGCGTGATGGGTGCTTATATTCTCAGGTTTCCTAGGGCTCAAATCAATACCTTAATCTTTTTAGGGTATTTCGTCACCACCATTCGATTACCTGCTGTTTTATACTTAGGATTATGGTTTGTGCAACAAGCGTTTAGTAGCGTGGCGAGTGTCAGCGTGCAAACGGATGTGGGAACGGAAACTGGGGGAATCGCTTACTGGGCTCATGCTGGCGGTTTTGTGTTCGGAGCCATCCTGGGTCCTTTATTTGGATTATTGTCTGAAGATTAA
- a CDS encoding ATP-grasp domain-containing protein has protein sequence MDLLEYQAKALFREIGIPVLPSQCIDHPRDLKQLDIPYPVVLKSQVPKGGRGRAGGIRTVENTIDAIATARAIFNLSILGKYPNVLLAESHYDAEQEFYLAVILDYTLRRPVLLGSCQGGIHVENVMAQMQRVVVEEDFSPFYARRLAFKMGLQGDLIESVSDIVQKMYQLLIQKDLDLVEINPLGVSANHEVMALDGKIAVNDHALGRQSELANLASSLTHTPQPADQPTDLQWTDSQGNIGILCNSPCLAAATLDLVYKAKGKPASCLIVDGYASWDVPSAASPVQQLQNALQQLTDTQNIQVVLVNILSNEAASEAVAEVIASYLLSKDENNSGVSAVDPAKTPTTGKLHSRDSPNRRRRHLTPKSLSRTELPHLVIRLANGKIDTIQDRLAALPVHWMGNLDQAVAQAISLAS, from the coding sequence ATGGACTTACTAGAGTACCAAGCCAAAGCCTTATTCCGCGAGATCGGCATTCCCGTCTTGCCCTCTCAATGCATCGACCATCCCAGAGATCTCAAGCAGTTAGACATTCCCTATCCCGTGGTTCTCAAATCCCAAGTCCCCAAAGGTGGGCGGGGTAGAGCGGGTGGTATCCGGACAGTGGAAAATACGATTGACGCGATCGCCACCGCACGGGCTATTTTTAATCTATCCATTCTCGGCAAGTATCCCAACGTGCTGCTAGCGGAATCCCATTATGATGCTGAGCAAGAATTCTATCTAGCGGTTATCCTCGACTACACCTTAAGACGCCCCGTTTTGTTGGGTTCATGCCAAGGTGGTATCCATGTAGAAAACGTCATGGCACAGATGCAGCGAGTCGTTGTAGAGGAAGACTTCTCTCCCTTTTACGCCCGACGTCTAGCCTTCAAAATGGGACTGCAAGGTGATCTGATCGAATCAGTCAGCGATATTGTCCAGAAAATGTATCAACTTCTGATCCAAAAAGACCTGGATTTAGTGGAGATTAATCCCCTTGGCGTCAGTGCTAACCATGAAGTCATGGCGCTAGATGGCAAAATTGCTGTCAATGATCACGCTTTAGGACGCCAATCCGAGTTGGCAAACCTGGCATCAAGCCTCACCCACACCCCCCAACCCGCCGACCAACCAACGGATCTGCAATGGACGGATAGTCAAGGAAATATTGGTATTCTGTGTAATAGTCCTTGTCTTGCTGCCGCCACATTGGATTTAGTGTACAAAGCCAAAGGTAAGCCAGCAAGCTGTTTAATTGTAGACGGTTATGCCAGTTGGGATGTACCGTCCGCAGCCTCTCCCGTCCAACAGTTACAAAATGCCTTGCAGCAATTGACAGATACTCAAAATATCCAAGTTGTCTTAGTGAATATTTTGAGCAACGAAGCAGCTAGTGAAGCCGTGGCTGAGGTAATTGCCAGTTATCTACTATCGAAAGATGAAAATAACTCCGGAGTCAGTGCAGTAGATCCCGCCAAAACACCAACGACAGGAAAATTGCACTCCCGTGACTCACCCAATCGTCGCCGCCGCCATCTCACTCCGAAATCTTTATCTAGGACAGAGTTACCTCACCTAGTCATTCGCTTAGCCAACGGCAAAATAGACACTATCCAAGACCGTTTAGCGGCACTCCCTGTACACTGGATGGGTAACTTGGATCAGGCAGTGGCACAAGCGATTTCTCTGGCAAGTTGA
- a CDS encoding succinate--CoA ligase subunit alpha, with protein MKFTPDMKILVQGITQPIGSYYAARMKAYGTNLVAGVSAGQGGQTLHGIPVFDLVEEALSEVGYCDATVIFAESYSALDAALEAIDAGLSPIILVTGGIPPLDMIHLLAKAQARETLIVGPSSSGIIVPGKLLLGTQECEFYTPGTIGVISRVSTLTYEVALALTQAKLGQSIAVNLGSEAIIASSFRQWLEILAQDKRTEAIVLVDQTGGDSEDETAEFIAQAIEKPVIAYVAGQYTPEDKQVGDTSAIIAAQLSGPIANTTTAQHKVAAFKQTNIPVAEYPSKIPDLVKKALKYH; from the coding sequence ATGAAATTCACACCAGACATGAAAATCCTGGTTCAGGGCATCACCCAACCCATCGGTTCCTATTATGCCGCCCGCATGAAAGCGTATGGCACAAATCTAGTGGCTGGGGTTAGTGCAGGTCAGGGAGGACAGACGTTGCATGGGATTCCCGTCTTTGACCTGGTAGAAGAGGCGTTATCCGAAGTTGGATATTGCGACGCCACGGTTATTTTTGCCGAATCCTACAGCGCCTTGGATGCAGCGTTAGAAGCAATTGATGCTGGATTATCACCCATTATTCTGGTGACGGGTGGTATTCCACCTCTAGATATGATTCACTTGCTAGCCAAAGCCCAAGCCAGGGAAACCCTGATTGTGGGACCGAGTAGTTCTGGGATTATTGTGCCAGGAAAACTGTTACTGGGGACTCAGGAGTGTGAATTTTATACGCCCGGTACAATTGGTGTGATTAGCCGGGTCAGTACTCTCACTTATGAAGTGGCTTTGGCGTTAACCCAAGCTAAACTTGGACAGTCCATCGCCGTGAATCTCGGTAGTGAAGCCATTATCGCCTCGTCATTTCGTCAGTGGCTGGAGATTTTAGCCCAAGATAAACGGACAGAAGCGATTGTCTTAGTGGATCAGACGGGGGGCGATAGTGAAGATGAAACCGCAGAGTTTATTGCCCAAGCCATAGAGAAACCCGTTATTGCTTATGTTGCGGGACAATATACCCCTGAAGACAAACAAGTCGGGGATACCAGTGCCATTATCGCGGCTCAGTTATCAGGACCGATCGCGAATACAACAACGGCTCAACATAAGGTGGCGGCGTTCAAACAGACAAATATACCTGTAGCTGAGTATCCTTCCAAAATTCCTGACTTGGTGAAAAAGGCGCTCAAATACCATTAA
- a CDS encoding aldo/keto reductase, translating into MTLPESSRLQLTPDLNICRILNGLWQISGAHGRIDPKKAIPSMFDYLDAGFTTWDLADHYGPAEDFIGEFRRQLVAIRGEEALANIQAFTKWVPRPGRMTRQWVEKNIDRSRQRMGMDCLDLLQFHWWDYRDRNYLDALKQMAQLQRSGKIKHLALTNFDTEHLKIIIDADINILSNQVQYSLIDRRPQVNMAPFCQDHDIKLFTYGTVCGGLLSEKYLGQPEPGGAELSTASLRKYKNMINGWGGWSLFQELLTVLQDIATRHNVSIPNVAVRYILDQPAVAGVIVGARLGISEHIDDNARVFTMTLDAKDKEKIEAVLVKSYDLYQIIGDCGDEYRR; encoded by the coding sequence ATGACTTTACCTGAATCCAGCCGATTGCAATTGACCCCAGATTTGAACATCTGTCGCATCCTAAATGGCTTATGGCAAATATCTGGCGCTCATGGACGCATTGATCCCAAAAAAGCCATCCCCAGTATGTTTGATTATCTAGATGCTGGCTTTACCACCTGGGATCTCGCCGATCATTACGGACCGGCGGAAGATTTTATTGGCGAATTTAGGCGTCAACTGGTGGCGATTCGTGGTGAGGAGGCGTTAGCGAACATCCAAGCCTTTACCAAATGGGTACCCCGCCCAGGTCGGATGACTCGACAATGGGTGGAGAAAAATATCGATCGCTCTCGCCAACGGATGGGAATGGATTGCCTGGACTTGCTGCAATTCCACTGGTGGGACTACCGCGATCGCAACTATCTGGACGCCCTCAAGCAGATGGCACAACTGCAAAGGTCAGGGAAAATTAAGCACCTGGCGTTAACCAACTTTGATACCGAACACCTAAAAATTATCATCGACGCCGATATCAATATCCTCTCCAATCAAGTCCAGTATTCCCTGATTGACCGCCGTCCTCAAGTCAACATGGCACCATTTTGTCAAGACCATGACATTAAACTTTTCACCTATGGCACAGTCTGCGGTGGCTTGTTATCAGAAAAGTACTTAGGACAACCTGAACCGGGTGGGGCAGAACTGTCTACGGCTAGCTTGAGAAAATACAAGAACATGATCAATGGGTGGGGCGGATGGAGTTTATTTCAAGAATTGCTCACCGTACTCCAGGACATAGCCACTCGCCATAACGTGAGTATCCCCAACGTAGCCGTGCGGTATATCCTCGATCAGCCAGCCGTAGCTGGTGTGATTGTTGGGGCGAGGTTAGGCATATCGGAACATATAGACGATAATGCCAGAGTATTTACCATGACTCTTGATGCTAAGGATAAGGAGAAGATTGAAGCCGTATTAGTCAAGTCTTATGATTTGTATCAAATCATCGGCGATTGTGGCGACGAATATCGACGATAA